In Aureibaculum algae, the following are encoded in one genomic region:
- the thrA gene encoding bifunctional aspartate kinase/homoserine dehydrogenase I: MLSKISIHNYVTQSGVSYEEIPLSYQIFGKELHSAPIVLINHALTGNSNVAGEGGWWTDLVGDDKVIDTKKFTVLAFNIPGNGYDGFVIENYKDFVARDIARLFLLGLKQLQVNKLFAIVGGSLGGGIAWEMAVLSPEITENLIPVASDWKSTDWLIANCQIQEQFLLNSSSPVHDARMHAMLCYRTPESFKERFHRSKNEELDVFNVESWLLHHGKKLQERFQLSAYKLMNQLLKSIDASKDNSDKILDTISANIHLVGVDSDMFFTAEENRETQLKLALTHPNVTYNEINSVHGHDAFLIEFDQLEKIIEGVFRPSSETKRMKILKFGGKSLANGEGINKVVSIIKGKVDQGDKIAVVVSARGNATNELESILEKAVKNEDYHEALDTFKKYQRDIYENIDFTDEFAILDKLFNGVQLLGDYSQKIKDQVLAQGELLSVKLLANVLKDQGVNTNITDARTLIKTDENFGNAQPVGKISKENVIEHFKKFNGTTVNIVTGFIASNQKNETTTLGRNGSNYTAALLANYLDAEELQNYTHVDGIYTANPDMVADARKIKELSYSEANELANFGATILHAKTIIPLIEKNINLRILNTFNPEDEGTLITARASSKGIKSLSVLENTALINFEGRGLLGKVGVDARIFRALGNHDISVSIISQGSSERGIGLVVDAEKATQAVVALEREFESDFYSQDVNKISVIDQVSVISLIGIDLSSFHKPFNSLVKNQVVPLLFNNTISGKNVSIVVKKEQLHKALNVIHSEIFGISKKINIAIFGHGLVGGTLINQIINSKDGIEKRKGIKLNIFGVGNSKKVLLDRNGVKETWQSDIVNDGISYTVDDIITFANQNHLENLIAVDNTASKDFVANYIKLAENGFDLVSSNKIGNTIGLDFYEELREVLSKNQKNYLYETNVGAGLPLIDTIQLLHLSGENITRIRGVFSGSLSYLFNHFSVEDRPFSVILKEAIDNGYTEPDAREDLCGNDVARKLLILARELDLKNELEDVQIQNLIPENLRAVSSDEFLTRIAELDDVYTTVKQDQKPNHVLRYVGDLSGDLSKDDGAKLNVQLDSVPEDSPLGQVKGSDSIFEIYTESYGDQPIVIQGAGAGAAVTARGVFGDILRLTEKLG; encoded by the coding sequence ATGCTTTCAAAAATCAGCATACATAATTATGTAACTCAGTCAGGGGTTTCTTACGAAGAAATCCCCTTGAGTTATCAAATTTTTGGTAAAGAACTTCATTCGGCACCAATTGTTTTGATTAACCACGCTTTAACAGGAAATAGTAATGTTGCTGGTGAAGGTGGCTGGTGGACAGATTTAGTAGGAGATGATAAGGTTATTGATACAAAAAAGTTTACCGTGCTGGCTTTTAATATTCCAGGAAATGGCTATGATGGTTTTGTAATTGAAAATTACAAAGATTTTGTAGCAAGAGATATAGCACGTTTATTTTTATTGGGATTAAAACAGTTGCAAGTGAACAAACTGTTTGCTATTGTTGGAGGTTCTTTGGGTGGTGGAATTGCATGGGAAATGGCAGTGTTATCTCCTGAAATTACTGAAAATTTAATTCCGGTAGCTTCAGATTGGAAATCGACTGATTGGTTGATAGCCAATTGCCAAATTCAAGAACAATTTTTATTAAATTCTAGCAGTCCTGTGCATGATGCCAGAATGCATGCCATGTTATGTTATAGAACTCCAGAATCTTTTAAGGAGCGGTTTCATCGTTCAAAAAATGAAGAATTAGATGTTTTTAATGTAGAGAGTTGGTTGTTACATCACGGTAAAAAGTTACAAGAACGCTTTCAGTTATCAGCATATAAATTAATGAATCAATTGCTTAAAAGCATTGATGCCTCTAAAGATAATTCTGATAAAATTTTAGATACTATTTCTGCTAATATTCATTTAGTAGGAGTAGATTCTGACATGTTCTTTACAGCAGAAGAAAATAGAGAAACACAACTAAAATTGGCATTAACGCATCCCAATGTTACCTATAATGAAATTAATTCGGTACACGGGCACGATGCTTTTTTAATAGAATTTGACCAATTAGAAAAGATTATTGAAGGTGTATTTAGGCCTTCATCTGAAACAAAAAGAATGAAGATATTAAAATTTGGAGGTAAATCACTTGCTAATGGAGAGGGCATCAATAAAGTAGTTTCCATTATTAAGGGAAAGGTAGATCAAGGTGATAAAATTGCTGTGGTGGTTTCTGCTCGTGGTAATGCGACAAATGAATTGGAGTCAATTCTTGAAAAAGCAGTTAAAAATGAAGATTATCATGAAGCGTTAGATACTTTTAAGAAATACCAACGAGATATTTATGAAAACATTGATTTTACTGATGAGTTTGCCATACTCGATAAACTTTTTAATGGGGTTCAATTATTAGGAGATTATAGTCAAAAAATAAAAGATCAAGTGTTAGCTCAAGGTGAATTACTCTCTGTAAAGTTACTTGCAAATGTGTTAAAGGATCAGGGTGTTAATACAAATATTACTGATGCTAGAACCTTAATAAAAACAGACGAGAACTTCGGGAATGCACAACCAGTTGGTAAAATCTCTAAAGAGAATGTAATAGAACACTTCAAAAAATTTAATGGTACAACGGTAAATATCGTTACTGGGTTTATTGCTTCTAATCAAAAAAATGAAACCACTACGTTGGGTAGAAATGGTAGTAATTATACGGCTGCTTTATTAGCCAATTATTTAGATGCTGAAGAGTTACAGAACTATACGCATGTGGATGGAATTTACACTGCAAATCCTGATATGGTTGCTGATGCAAGAAAAATAAAGGAACTTTCTTATAGTGAAGCCAATGAGTTAGCAAATTTTGGAGCAACAATCTTACATGCTAAAACGATTATTCCGTTAATTGAAAAAAATATAAATTTAAGAATACTTAATACTTTTAACCCTGAAGATGAAGGTACTTTAATTACAGCTAGGGCAAGTTCTAAAGGTATTAAATCACTTTCTGTATTAGAAAATACGGCATTAATTAATTTTGAAGGTCGTGGTTTATTAGGTAAAGTAGGTGTAGATGCAAGAATATTTAGAGCGTTAGGTAATCATGATATTAGTGTAAGTATTATCTCTCAAGGTTCTTCAGAGCGGGGTATTGGTTTAGTAGTAGATGCAGAAAAAGCTACTCAAGCTGTTGTTGCTTTAGAGCGTGAATTTGAAAGTGACTTCTATTCTCAAGATGTAAATAAAATAAGTGTTATAGATCAGGTTTCCGTTATTTCTTTGATAGGAATTGATTTGAGTTCTTTTCATAAACCTTTTAACTCTCTTGTTAAAAATCAAGTAGTACCTTTATTATTTAACAATACTATTTCTGGAAAAAATGTGAGTATTGTGGTTAAAAAAGAGCAATTACACAAAGCTCTTAATGTGATACACAGTGAGATATTTGGCATTTCTAAAAAGATAAATATAGCCATTTTTGGACATGGCTTGGTTGGTGGAACTTTAATCAATCAAATTATAAATTCTAAAGACGGTATAGAAAAACGAAAAGGTATAAAACTTAATATTTTTGGTGTTGGTAATTCTAAGAAAGTCTTACTTGATAGAAATGGCGTAAAAGAAACTTGGCAATCAGATATTGTAAATGATGGTATATCATATACTGTAGATGATATCATCACTTTTGCGAATCAAAATCATTTGGAAAATTTAATCGCAGTTGACAATACAGCAAGTAAAGATTTTGTGGCTAACTATATCAAGTTGGCGGAAAATGGATTTGACTTAGTGTCGTCAAATAAAATTGGAAATACAATTGGATTAGATTTTTATGAGGAACTCAGAGAGGTATTGTCAAAAAATCAAAAAAATTATTTATACGAAACCAATGTTGGTGCAGGTTTACCTCTAATTGATACCATTCAATTGTTACACCTTTCAGGTGAAAATATAACTAGAATTAGAGGTGTCTTTTCAGGATCTTTAAGCTATTTGTTCAATCATTTTTCAGTAGAGGATAGGCCATTTAGCGTTATTTTAAAAGAGGCCATTGATAACGGGTATACAGAGCCAGATGCTAGGGAAGATTTATGTGGTAATGATGTGGCTAGAAAATTATTGATTTTAGCACGTGAATTAGATTTAAAAAATGAATTGGAAGATGTGCAAATTCAAAATTTGATTCCAGAGAATTTAAGAGCAGTTTCTTCTGATGAATTTTTAACTAGAATTGCCGAATTAGATGACGTTTATACTACTGTAAAACAAGATCAAAAACCCAACCATGTACTTAGGTATGTAGGTGATTTGTCTGGTGATTTATCGAAAGATGATGGTGCTAAACTAAATGTGCAACTAGATTCTGTACCAGAAGATAGTCCATTAGGTCAAGTAAAAGGTAGCGATTCTATTTTTGAAATTTATACGGAATCTTATGGAGACCAACCTATTGTTATTCAAGGTGCAGGTGCCGGAGCAGCAGTTACTGCAAGGGGTGTTTTTGGTGATATTTTAAGGTTGACGGAGAAGTTGGGGTAA
- a CDS encoding O-acetylhomoserine aminocarboxypropyltransferase/cysteine synthase family protein — MSTPKLATNALHAGHDTTTNGGTRAVPIYQTSSYVFNDTDHAANLFSLKELGFIYTRLNNPTNEILQKRLAAVEGGIGAVVFASGSAAISTGLLTLLKSGDHIVASSSLYGGTYNLLNVTLPRLGITTTFVDASDPESFGKAVKENTRAFFVESLGNPKLDVLDLKAISKEAKAAQVPFIVDNTVATPALLNPIDYGANLVIHSLTKYIGGQGTSLGGAIIDAGTFDWTNGKFPEFTEPSAGYHGLVYSEALGAAAFTFKLILEGLRDFGGALSPFNAFQIIQGLETLPVRIKQHSANALELATWLEGRDEVVWVNYPGLESNKYNALAKEYLPKGQSGLVTFGVKGGFESAKKVTDATKIFSLLANIGDTKSLIIHPASTTHQQLTAEQQADAGVGQDLIRLSVGLEDIEDLKADLEEAFAAIDKSVLA; from the coding sequence ATGAGTACTCCAAAATTAGCAACCAACGCGTTACACGCGGGTCACGACACAACAACAAATGGTGGAACAAGAGCTGTTCCTATTTATCAGACATCATCATATGTATTTAATGATACAGATCATGCTGCAAATTTATTTTCATTAAAAGAACTAGGTTTTATTTATACACGTTTAAATAATCCAACAAATGAAATATTACAAAAAAGATTAGCTGCGGTTGAAGGTGGTATTGGAGCGGTAGTTTTCGCCTCAGGATCAGCGGCAATTTCAACAGGTCTTTTAACGCTTTTGAAATCTGGAGATCATATCGTTGCATCAAGCAGTTTGTATGGAGGAACCTATAACCTTTTAAACGTTACCTTACCAAGATTAGGAATAACAACTACTTTTGTAGATGCATCTGATCCTGAAAGTTTCGGTAAAGCAGTTAAAGAAAATACAAGAGCTTTTTTTGTAGAATCTTTGGGTAATCCAAAATTAGATGTGCTAGATTTAAAAGCAATATCAAAAGAAGCTAAGGCAGCTCAAGTACCTTTTATTGTAGATAATACCGTTGCAACTCCAGCTTTATTAAATCCAATTGATTATGGAGCTAACCTTGTAATTCATTCACTTACAAAATATATTGGCGGACAAGGAACTTCATTGGGTGGAGCAATTATTGATGCAGGAACTTTTGATTGGACAAATGGTAAATTTCCTGAATTTACAGAGCCAAGTGCTGGTTACCACGGTTTAGTGTATAGCGAAGCTTTAGGTGCTGCAGCATTTACTTTTAAATTAATATTGGAAGGTTTACGTGATTTTGGTGGAGCGTTAAGTCCATTTAATGCTTTTCAAATTATACAAGGTTTAGAAACATTACCAGTTAGAATCAAACAACATAGTGCTAATGCTCTTGAATTGGCAACTTGGTTAGAAGGTAGAGACGAAGTTGTTTGGGTTAATTACCCAGGTTTAGAAAGTAATAAATACAATGCATTAGCGAAAGAATACTTACCAAAAGGTCAAAGTGGATTGGTAACTTTTGGTGTAAAAGGTGGATTTGAATCGGCCAAAAAAGTTACTGATGCAACCAAAATATTTTCTTTGTTAGCAAATATTGGTGATACAAAATCGCTAATTATTCATCCAGCAAGTACAACTCATCAGCAGTTAACTGCAGAACAGCAAGCTGATGCGGGTGTAGGTCAAGATTTGATTAGATTATCTGTTGGTTTAGAAGATATAGAAGATTTAAAAGCTGATTTAGAAGAGGCATTTGCCGCAATTGATAAAAGTGTATTAGCTTAA
- a CDS encoding DM13 domain-containing protein, with product MRKVLILSFLMVFFLNCSSSDGEMKAEQEEMEEVEIQAGDFVSGAHATTGKASVSTDLKTLNFTNFKTDNGPKLLVYLTTAVGSSDFVSLGDLKGISGNYSYAIPENTDVSKYKIVDIWCVDFSVSFGHAELK from the coding sequence ATGCGAAAGGTATTGATATTGTCATTTTTAATGGTGTTTTTTTTGAATTGTTCGTCTTCTGATGGTGAAATGAAAGCCGAACAAGAAGAGATGGAAGAAGTTGAAATTCAAGCTGGAGATTTTGTTTCGGGTGCTCATGCTACAACAGGTAAAGCATCGGTTAGCACGGACCTAAAAACGTTAAATTTTACCAATTTTAAAACGGATAATGGACCTAAGTTATTAGTGTATCTTACAACTGCTGTTGGCTCATCTGATTTTGTTTCTTTAGGAGATTTAAAAGGTATTTCTGGCAATTATTCATACGCAATTCCAGAAAATACAGATGTGTCTAAATATAAAATTGTAGATATTTGGTGTGTAGATTTTTCAGTAAGTTTTGGACATGCAGAACTTAAATAG
- the metK gene encoding methionine adenosyltransferase: MAYLFTSESVSEGHPDKVADQISDALLDNFLAFDPESKVACETLVTTGQVVLAGEVKSKTYLDVQEIARKVINKIGYTKGEYQFSGDSCGVISLIHEQSQDINQGVDRATKEEQGAGDQGMMFGYATNETENYMPLALDISHKILQVLAELRRENYEISYLRPDAKSQVTIEYSDDNKPQRIDAIVVSTQHDDFDNNDANMLAKIKSDIVSILIPRVKELFPAHVQALFNDDIAYHINPTGKFVIGGPHGDTGLTGRKIIVDTYGGKGAHGGGAFSGKDPSKVDRSAAYASRHIAKNLVAAGVASEVLVQVSYAIGVVEPTSIFVDTYGTSTLGLTDGEIARKAASIFDMRPAAIEERLKLRNPIYLETAAYGHMGKAPQTITKVFESPYSGKVEKEVELFTWEKLDFVDKVKEAFNI; this comes from the coding sequence ATGGCATATTTATTTACATCAGAAAGTGTTTCGGAAGGACACCCTGACAAAGTCGCAGATCAAATTAGCGACGCATTATTAGACAATTTTTTAGCCTTTGACCCTGAGTCTAAAGTAGCTTGTGAAACTTTAGTAACCACTGGACAAGTTGTATTAGCAGGAGAGGTTAAAAGTAAGACCTATTTAGACGTTCAAGAAATTGCAAGAAAGGTGATCAATAAAATTGGTTATACCAAAGGTGAGTATCAGTTTTCTGGTGATTCTTGTGGTGTAATTTCGTTGATACACGAACAATCTCAAGATATTAATCAAGGTGTTGATAGAGCTACGAAAGAAGAGCAAGGTGCAGGTGACCAAGGAATGATGTTTGGTTATGCAACCAACGAAACTGAAAATTACATGCCTTTGGCTTTAGATATTTCTCACAAAATATTACAAGTATTGGCCGAATTACGAAGAGAAAATTATGAAATTTCATATTTAAGACCTGATGCTAAAAGTCAGGTTACTATTGAATATAGTGATGATAACAAACCTCAACGCATAGATGCCATTGTAGTTTCCACGCAACATGACGATTTTGACAATAATGATGCAAACATGTTGGCAAAGATTAAAAGTGATATCGTTTCTATATTAATACCTAGAGTTAAAGAATTGTTCCCTGCTCATGTACAGGCATTATTTAATGATGACATTGCGTATCATATTAACCCAACAGGTAAATTTGTAATTGGTGGTCCACATGGTGATACCGGTTTAACAGGAAGAAAAATTATTGTAGATACATACGGTGGCAAAGGAGCTCACGGTGGTGGTGCATTTTCAGGAAAAGATCCAAGTAAAGTAGATAGAAGTGCGGCGTATGCCTCTAGACATATTGCAAAAAATTTAGTAGCTGCAGGTGTTGCAAGCGAAGTACTTGTGCAAGTAAGTTATGCTATTGGAGTTGTGGAACCTACTTCAATATTTGTAGATACTTATGGAACCTCAACTTTAGGTTTGACAGATGGTGAAATTGCGAGGAAAGCTGCTTCAATTTTTGATATGCGACCAGCTGCTATAGAAGAGCGTTTAAAATTACGTAACCCAATATATTTAGAAACTGCTGCCTACGGACATATGGGTAAAGCTCCACAAACAATTACAAAAGTATTTGAAAGCCCGTATTCAGGTAAAGTGGAAAAAGAAGTAGAATTATTTACTTGGGAAAAATTAGATTTTGTAGATAAAGTAAAGGAAGCTTTTAATATTTAA
- a CDS encoding nuclear transport factor 2 family protein, with protein MKPLKNQEIAELFSNGKFEEIMDFLSDEIVWNVVGENSFDGKKAVIENCKMTAEYFKSVQTDFKIDEVLVSDNKVVVIGTAEFKRDGKRMNFISACDIYHFNDKNEIETISSYCIPEKKN; from the coding sequence ATGAAACCTTTAAAAAATCAAGAAATAGCGGAACTTTTCTCGAACGGAAAATTTGAGGAAATAATGGATTTTTTAAGTGACGAAATAGTTTGGAATGTTGTTGGAGAAAACTCTTTTGATGGAAAAAAAGCAGTTATTGAAAATTGCAAAATGACTGCGGAATATTTTAAATCTGTACAAACGGATTTTAAAATAGATGAAGTTCTTGTTTCAGACAACAAAGTAGTCGTAATCGGAACAGCTGAATTTAAAAGAGACGGGAAACGAATGAATTTTATCTCTGCTTGTGACATTTACCACTTTAACGATAAAAATGAGATTGAAACAATATCCTCATACTGTATTCCTGAAAAAAAAAATTAA
- a CDS encoding glycosyltransferase family 117 protein yields MNILMMLNFNYKKWNNILGWIVFAIAIITYTLTLEPTVSYWDVGEYIATSVKLEVGHPPGAPLFQMIGAFFAMFTSDIEHIAMMTNFMSALSSAFAILFLFWTITILAKKIILKNGEEINQSNAIAILGSGLVGALAYTFSDSFWYSAVEAEVYAMSSFLMGLLFWLGLRWEIEMDKLRGHKWLLLIAFIVGLSFGVHILSLLIIPSIVFIYFYKRYQNITFVKFIIANIASVLVLAFVFKFLFPYTLAFFSVSELFFINTMGMPFNSGSIISGLVLIIIFYVAIRYTRKKNLIHANLIILCLLFIMIGFSSWIMLPIRANANTTINENNPSSARELLAYYNREQYGDTSIFYDSYYSGIGIQDSKNPYKDDKPKYEKDEKAGKYVIVNRYKDARRNYTDKHKGFIPRMVDPSPNVIANYKSISGIPTKSKRRPTFGENLSFMVEFQFGYMYGRYFMWNFAGRQDDIQGNMDNHGNWLSGINFIDEMRLGSQSNLPVEIKDNKGRNTYFFSPLILGIIGLLFHIKFDKKNFYILFLFFAFTGLAIVFYTNPKPFEPRERDYAVVGSFYVFAIWIGFGVLALYLQFKDKVNPKILATSISVFCLLAVPILMGFQNWDDHDRSGKYATRNNAKAYLDSAQENAIMFTIGDNDTFPLWYMQEVEGYRTDIKLVCTSLFATDWYIDQQKRKTYLAEPIPGQLVHDDYKTGSLDVAFHYPNPAFKNTVMDIKAFINWLASDDTRTFVNYDGDGFPDKYYPTNKLRISIDKAAVLKNKIVPLKDADKIVPYIDIKIDKIGIQKHRILMLDILASNDWTRPIYFTGGAYVDDEYIWLKDYLQLDGLAYKFVPILKPSKSPNGQPKSVLGIGRIDVETMYNNVKKWDWRNSNGDIYVDVETRKNGITFRNSLIRLAEALIQVGKKDKAEEILDLSMDKMPVKQYGHISFVLGYPEAYYMIGGIEKARNVAKTLIDIFQDRIEFYSGLDNNGISQYYDDIETTFIMYNNVVVTADEYDKEFATQLKKGYITSIRSLEGVIE; encoded by the coding sequence CGTATACACTTACTTTAGAACCAACTGTGAGTTATTGGGATGTTGGTGAATATATAGCGACCTCAGTAAAATTGGAAGTTGGACACCCACCAGGAGCCCCTTTATTTCAAATGATAGGTGCATTTTTTGCAATGTTTACATCAGATATTGAACATATTGCTATGATGACCAACTTTATGTCAGCATTGTCTAGTGCTTTTGCCATTCTTTTTTTGTTTTGGACGATAACCATTTTGGCAAAAAAAATCATTCTAAAAAATGGTGAGGAGATTAATCAAAGTAATGCTATTGCCATTTTAGGCAGTGGTTTAGTAGGTGCTTTAGCATATACATTTTCAGATAGTTTTTGGTACAGTGCCGTTGAGGCAGAAGTATATGCCATGTCATCTTTTTTAATGGGGCTACTTTTTTGGTTAGGCCTGCGTTGGGAAATAGAAATGGATAAACTCAGAGGGCATAAATGGTTATTATTAATTGCTTTTATTGTGGGTTTATCTTTTGGAGTTCACATACTTTCTTTATTAATAATTCCATCCATTGTGTTTATTTACTTTTATAAAAGATATCAAAATATTACATTCGTAAAATTCATAATTGCGAATATAGCTTCAGTACTGGTTTTAGCGTTTGTTTTTAAGTTTTTATTCCCTTATACGTTGGCCTTTTTTAGTGTATCAGAGTTGTTTTTTATAAACACAATGGGTATGCCTTTTAATTCAGGTAGTATAATTTCAGGTTTAGTTTTAATCATTATCTTTTATGTTGCGATACGTTACACCCGTAAAAAGAATTTGATTCATGCGAACCTAATTATTTTATGTCTGTTGTTTATAATGATAGGTTTCTCATCATGGATAATGTTACCTATCCGTGCCAATGCGAATACAACTATTAACGAAAATAATCCATCAAGTGCAAGAGAATTATTAGCTTATTATAATCGTGAACAGTATGGCGATACCAGTATTTTTTACGATTCTTATTATTCAGGAATAGGCATACAAGATTCAAAGAACCCTTATAAAGATGATAAACCAAAGTACGAAAAAGATGAAAAAGCCGGTAAATATGTAATTGTAAATCGCTATAAAGATGCCCGTCGAAATTACACTGACAAACACAAAGGCTTTATTCCACGTATGGTTGACCCTTCACCAAATGTAATAGCCAATTATAAAAGTATTTCAGGTATACCAACAAAAAGTAAACGAAGACCCACTTTTGGAGAGAATCTAAGTTTTATGGTTGAATTCCAATTTGGGTATATGTACGGTAGGTATTTTATGTGGAATTTTGCAGGTAGACAAGATGATATACAGGGTAATATGGACAATCATGGCAATTGGTTAAGTGGAATAAATTTTATTGATGAAATGAGATTGGGTTCCCAAAGTAACTTACCTGTTGAAATAAAAGATAATAAAGGTAGAAATACCTACTTCTTTTCACCATTAATTTTGGGTATAATCGGGTTGCTATTTCATATTAAGTTTGATAAAAAGAATTTTTATATACTATTTCTCTTTTTTGCTTTTACAGGATTAGCAATTGTATTTTACACTAACCCAAAGCCTTTTGAACCTCGCGAGCGTGATTATGCCGTCGTTGGTTCTTTCTATGTTTTTGCTATATGGATAGGTTTTGGTGTACTCGCTCTCTATCTGCAATTCAAAGATAAAGTTAATCCTAAAATATTGGCAACATCCATCAGTGTTTTTTGCTTATTGGCCGTACCTATTTTAATGGGCTTTCAGAATTGGGATGACCACGACCGTTCTGGTAAATATGCCACTAGAAATAATGCCAAGGCCTATTTAGATTCTGCACAAGAAAATGCCATTATGTTTACCATTGGAGATAATGATACTTTCCCTTTGTGGTATATGCAAGAGGTGGAAGGTTATAGAACAGATATTAAACTGGTATGCACCAGTTTATTTGCTACGGATTGGTATATCGATCAGCAAAAAAGAAAAACTTATTTGGCGGAACCTATTCCTGGGCAATTGGTGCATGACGATTATAAAACAGGATCTTTAGATGTTGCTTTTCACTATCCAAATCCTGCATTTAAGAATACCGTAATGGATATTAAAGCTTTTATAAATTGGTTAGCAAGTGATGATACAAGAACTTTTGTAAATTATGATGGAGACGGATTTCCAGATAAATACTACCCAACCAATAAGTTAAGAATCTCCATTGATAAAGCAGCCGTGCTGAAAAACAAGATAGTACCTTTAAAAGACGCTGACAAAATTGTGCCCTACATTGATATTAAAATAGATAAAATTGGTATTCAAAAACACCGAATTTTAATGTTAGACATTTTAGCCAGTAACGATTGGACTAGGCCTATTTATTTTACTGGAGGAGCCTATGTTGATGATGAATATATTTGGCTTAAGGACTACCTTCAACTGGATGGGTTAGCCTATAAATTTGTACCTATTTTAAAACCTAGCAAGAGCCCCAATGGACAACCTAAAAGTGTATTAGGTATAGGTAGGATAGATGTCGAAACGATGTACAATAATGTAAAAAAGTGGGATTGGAGAAACAGCAATGGAGATATTTATGTTGATGTTGAAACCCGTAAAAATGGGATTACTTTTAGAAATAGTTTAATTCGTTTGGCAGAAGCATTAATACAAGTAGGAAAAAAAGATAAGGCGGAAGAAATATTAGACCTTTCTATGGATAAAATGCCAGTAAAACAATATGGTCATATCAGTTTTGTATTGGGTTATCCCGAAGCTTACTATATGATTGGTGGAATAGAAAAAGCACGAAATGTTGCCAAAACCTTAATTGATATTTTTCAAGACCGAATAGAATTCTACAGCGGTTTAGATAATAATGGCATCTCACAATATTATGATGATATTGAAACAACTTTTATAATGTATAACAATGTCGTTGTAACTGCTGATGAATATGATAAAGAGTTTGCAACTCAACTTAAAAAGGGATATATCACTTCTATCCGATCTTTAGAAGGTGTTATAGAATGA